A portion of the Methylobacterium currus genome contains these proteins:
- a CDS encoding phosphomannomutase: MSSLKFGTSGLRGLVTDLVGQPSFAYAAAFFASVGKEMGTSREVVIGRDLRNSSAGIAATVATAAAAAGLTAIDCGPLPTPALALEARRRGSCAVMVTGSHIPEDRNGLKFYRADGEITKADEAAILAALGEVATGAPAPPAVAARQEPDAIARYRRRYLDAFNADVLSGQKIAVYQQSSVARDLLIDVLAGFGASAVPIGRSESFVPIDTEAYRPEDVAFIREVMASGDFDALVTTDGDADRPLIADGTGRIVRGDVLGLITARYLGADTVVVPVTAGSAIERAGGFQQVLRTKVGSPFVIAGMEQAARDGAKVICGFEANGGFLLGSDCPIGDKVLPALPTRDAVLPILATLAAVREAAMPLADLVVTLDVGETASNRLPNVAAERSGALLRQLTDETFRREFLRPVGVPQAVDEQDGVRIGLDGERTIHFRASGNAPELRCYAEAKSAEAAEDLVRWGLAAAAAVMDGNAK; the protein is encoded by the coding sequence ATGAGCAGTTTGAAATTCGGAACCTCCGGACTGCGCGGCCTCGTGACCGATCTCGTGGGACAGCCTAGTTTTGCCTATGCCGCGGCGTTCTTCGCCTCGGTCGGCAAGGAGATGGGAACCAGCCGCGAGGTCGTGATCGGGCGTGACCTGCGCAACAGCAGCGCGGGGATCGCCGCAACGGTTGCCACGGCGGCAGCCGCTGCCGGTCTCACGGCGATCGACTGCGGCCCGTTGCCGACGCCCGCCCTCGCCCTTGAGGCGCGGCGGCGTGGAAGTTGCGCCGTCATGGTCACCGGCAGCCATATCCCGGAGGATCGGAACGGGTTGAAGTTCTATCGCGCCGATGGCGAGATCACCAAAGCCGATGAAGCCGCGATTCTGGCAGCGCTCGGTGAGGTCGCGACAGGCGCTCCCGCTCCTCCGGCCGTCGCGGCCCGTCAGGAGCCGGACGCCATCGCGCGCTATCGCCGTCGGTACCTCGACGCCTTCAATGCGGACGTGCTGTCCGGCCAGAAGATTGCCGTCTACCAGCAAAGTTCGGTCGCCCGCGACCTGCTGATCGACGTTCTCGCCGGTTTCGGAGCCAGCGCCGTGCCGATCGGCCGATCCGAATCGTTCGTTCCGATCGATACCGAGGCCTATCGACCGGAAGACGTCGCCTTCATCCGCGAGGTCATGGCATCGGGTGACTTCGACGCGCTCGTGACGACAGACGGTGATGCGGATCGGCCCCTGATCGCCGATGGCACCGGCCGCATCGTGCGAGGGGATGTTCTCGGACTCATCACGGCCCGATATCTGGGTGCCGACACCGTCGTCGTGCCCGTGACAGCCGGCTCCGCCATCGAGCGTGCGGGTGGCTTTCAGCAAGTGCTGCGCACCAAGGTCGGCTCCCCCTTCGTGATCGCCGGTATGGAGCAGGCCGCGAGGGATGGCGCGAAGGTCATCTGCGGTTTCGAGGCGAATGGCGGGTTCCTGCTCGGATCGGATTGTCCGATCGGCGACAAGGTCCTCCCGGCTTTGCCGACGCGCGACGCGGTACTGCCGATCCTCGCAACCCTGGCCGCAGTCCGGGAGGCCGCGATGCCGCTGGCTGATCTGGTCGTCACGCTCGACGTCGGCGAGACCGCGAGCAATCGCCTCCCCAACGTCGCGGCGGAGCGGAGCGGCGCCCTCCTCCGGCAGCTCACGGACGAGACGTTCCGTCGGGAGTTCCTTCGTCCTGTCGGAGTGCCGCAGGCCGTCGACGAGCAGGACGGGGTCAGGATCGGCCTCGATGGCGAGCGGACGATCCACTTCCGGGCGTCGGGCAACGCGCCCGAACTGCGTTGCTACGCGGAGGCGAAGTCTGCGGAGGCGGCCGAGGACCTGGTCCGATGGGGGCTGGCGGCAGCAGCGGCGGTGATGGACGGGAACGCGAAGTAA
- a CDS encoding recombinase family protein, which translates to MTTVIGYARVSKADGSQVHDLQRDALVAAGVDPGHIYEDAASGRRDDRPGLEACLKALRIGDTLAVWKLDRLGRDLRHLVNLVGDLTKRNVGLKVLSGEGASIDTTTANGRLVFAIFAGLAEFERELISERTKAGLAAARARGRRGGRPFKMTPAKLRLAQAAMGNPETCVADLCVELGITRQTLYRHVTPKGAIRPDGEKLLARTGRRA; encoded by the coding sequence ATGACGACCGTGATCGGCTACGCCCGGGTGTCCAAGGCCGACGGCAGCCAAGTGCACGACCTGCAGCGCGACGCGCTCGTCGCGGCCGGCGTCGATCCCGGGCACATCTACGAGGATGCCGCCTCCGGTCGGCGCGACGATCGTCCCGGGCTCGAGGCCTGCCTCAAGGCGCTACGGATCGGCGACACGCTGGCGGTGTGGAAGCTCGACCGGCTCGGCCGCGACCTGCGCCACCTCGTCAACCTGGTCGGGGATCTCACGAAGCGCAACGTCGGGCTGAAGGTGCTGTCGGGCGAAGGCGCCTCGATCGATACCACCACGGCCAACGGCCGGCTGGTGTTCGCCATCTTCGCCGGCTTGGCCGAGTTCGAGCGCGAGTTGATCTCCGAGCGCACGAAGGCCGGGCTGGCCGCGGCTCGCGCCCGGGGCCGCAGGGGCGGTCGCCCCTTCAAGATGACGCCCGCCAAGCTGCGCCTGGCTCAGGCCGCGATGGGAAACCCCGAAACCTGCGTCGCCGACCTCTGCGTGGAACTCGGCATCACCCGGCAGACCCTCTACCGGCACGTCACGCCCAAGGGGGCGATCAGGCCAGACGGAGAAAAGCTCCTCGCCCGCACCGGTCGGCGGGCTTAG